In Paractinoplanes brasiliensis, the following proteins share a genomic window:
- a CDS encoding DinB family protein produces MISADDVLHQPLRAQFEVFLDEHRQALHDCLDDLTEEQVRRSLVPSRTTLLGLVKHATFVEKVWFDEAVTGRSRADIGIPGDPDESFHLDDSDTIASVRESFLAACEASRRAVSALSLDDELPGNRRGPIPLRWVYLHMLREHAQHCGHADILREQLGLTSELGDS; encoded by the coding sequence ATGATCTCCGCGGACGACGTCCTTCACCAGCCGTTACGAGCCCAGTTCGAGGTCTTCCTCGACGAGCACCGCCAGGCTCTGCACGACTGCCTCGACGATCTGACCGAGGAGCAGGTGCGCCGGTCGCTCGTGCCGTCCCGCACCACCCTGCTGGGCCTGGTGAAACACGCGACCTTCGTCGAGAAGGTGTGGTTCGACGAGGCCGTCACCGGGCGGTCCCGCGCCGACATCGGCATTCCCGGCGACCCCGACGAGTCGTTCCACCTGGACGACTCCGACACGATCGCCTCGGTCCGGGAGTCTTTCCTGGCCGCTTGCGAAGCGTCGCGCCGGGCCGTCTCCGCTCTCTCCCTGGACGACGAGCTGCCCGGCAATCGGCGCGGGCCCATCCCGCTGCGCTGGGTCTACCTGCACATGCTGCGCGAGCACGCGCAGCACTGCGGTCACGCCGACATCCTGCGGGAACAGCTGGGGCTAACGAGCGAGCTCGGTGACTCGTGA
- a CDS encoding amino acid ABC transporter permease, producing MSTDAVLYDHPGPRAKARNLILTIVFGIGLVALLYWIYSRFDAKGQWAGSLWEPFTQASTWQDYILPGLLATLQAAAVAMVLSLAFGIIFAVGRLSDHWWVRLPAGAVVEFFRAVPLLLLMFFIFFGVPFITEQPMSIFWAVVLGLTLYNGSVLAEAFRAGVHSVPRGQSEASYAIGMRKSQVMTHVLIPQAARAMLPVIVSQLVVLVKDTALGYIISYGELIQLGVNNLSANFGNVVQAAIVAAIIYIIINSLLTAFAGWLSRRTRRKGRAPRAAGAATQQATIEPGLGGGGGTL from the coding sequence ATGAGCACCGACGCCGTTCTTTACGACCACCCCGGGCCCAGGGCCAAGGCGCGCAACCTGATCCTGACGATCGTCTTCGGCATCGGCCTCGTCGCGCTGCTCTACTGGATCTATTCGCGCTTCGACGCCAAGGGCCAGTGGGCGGGCAGCCTGTGGGAGCCGTTCACCCAGGCGAGCACCTGGCAGGACTACATCCTGCCCGGTCTGCTGGCGACCCTGCAGGCGGCCGCGGTCGCCATGGTGCTGTCGCTGGCCTTCGGCATCATCTTCGCCGTGGGGCGGCTCTCCGACCACTGGTGGGTGCGCCTGCCCGCCGGTGCGGTCGTCGAGTTCTTCCGGGCCGTACCGCTGCTGCTGTTGATGTTCTTCATCTTCTTCGGGGTGCCGTTCATCACCGAGCAGCCGATGTCGATCTTCTGGGCCGTGGTGCTGGGCCTGACCCTGTACAACGGGTCGGTGCTGGCCGAGGCGTTCCGGGCCGGTGTGCACTCGGTGCCCCGGGGGCAGAGCGAGGCGTCGTACGCGATCGGCATGCGCAAGAGCCAGGTGATGACCCACGTGCTCATCCCGCAGGCGGCGCGGGCCATGCTGCCGGTGATCGTCAGCCAGCTCGTCGTACTGGTCAAGGACACCGCGCTCGGCTACATCATCTCGTACGGGGAACTGATCCAGCTGGGCGTCAACAACCTCTCGGCCAACTTCGGCAACGTGGTGCAGGCCGCGATCGTGGCGGCGATCATCTACATCATTATCAACTCGCTGCTCACCGCGTTCGCGGGCTGGCTCAGCCGGCGCACCCGTCGCAAGGGCCGTGCCCCGCGGGCGGCCGGCGCCGCCACGCAGCAGGCGACCATCGAGCCCGGCCTCGGCGGGGGCGGCGGAACGCTGTAG
- a CDS encoding amino acid ABC transporter permease translates to MDVFSDPANRDVYITGFLWILKLTLAGGAGALILGVLLAAMRVSPVPVLRGFGTAWVNIFRNTPLTLIIFFCYFGLFSTLGFSIADDIDLNNFWLGVVGLSVYTAAFVCEAIRSGINTVPPGQAEAARAIGMSFRQTLTMIVLPQAGRAVIAPLGSILIALCKNSTIVGTIGLMESSNAMKDLINANGNAVIAIFLVFAGTFAVVLIPTGYAFGWLAGRLAVKR, encoded by the coding sequence ATGGACGTCTTCTCCGACCCGGCCAACCGGGACGTGTACATAACCGGGTTCCTCTGGATCCTGAAGCTGACCCTGGCCGGCGGCGCCGGTGCGCTGATCCTGGGCGTGCTGCTCGCCGCGATGCGCGTGTCCCCCGTCCCGGTGCTGCGCGGCTTCGGCACGGCCTGGGTCAACATCTTCCGGAACACGCCACTCACGCTGATCATCTTCTTCTGCTACTTCGGTCTCTTCTCGACGCTGGGCTTCTCGATCGCCGACGACATCGACCTCAACAACTTCTGGCTCGGCGTGGTCGGCCTGTCCGTCTACACCGCGGCCTTCGTGTGCGAGGCGATCCGTTCCGGCATCAACACCGTCCCGCCGGGCCAGGCCGAGGCGGCGCGGGCGATCGGCATGTCGTTCCGCCAGACACTGACGATGATCGTCCTGCCCCAGGCCGGCCGCGCCGTGATCGCGCCGCTGGGCAGCATCCTCATCGCGCTCTGCAAGAACTCGACGATCGTCGGCACGATCGGCCTGATGGAGTCGTCGAACGCGATGAAGGACCTGATCAACGCGAACGGCAACGCCGTCATCGCGATCTTCCTGGTCTTCGCCGGCACCTTCGCGGTCGTGCTGATCCCCACCGGCTACGCGTTCGGCTGGCTGGCCGGCCGCCTGGCGGTGAAGAGGTGA
- a CDS encoding glutamate ABC transporter substrate-binding protein yields the protein MRITRLAATLGALTMALAVAACGGDDEGTGSGSTAKGIEGKAASGKLVIGVKADQPGLGLQSGSTYTGFDVEIGKIIAKGLGVPESGIEWKTTVSANREPYIQQGQVDLVVATYTINDERKKVVNFAGPYFIAGQDLLVPTDSTLTGPESLAGKRVCSVSGSTPAKRIQEEHKDAKLQQFDTYSKCVTALAGGQVDAVTTDDIILAGYAAQEQYAGKFKVVGKPFSEEPYGIGLKKDDTAGCNKINDILKAAATDGSYKKAWDDTLGKSGTPAPELDASKLSNCA from the coding sequence ATGCGCATCACCCGATTGGCAGCCACTCTCGGAGCGCTCACCATGGCGCTGGCCGTGGCCGCGTGCGGCGGGGACGACGAGGGCACCGGCAGCGGCAGCACCGCCAAGGGCATCGAGGGCAAGGCGGCGAGCGGCAAGCTGGTCATCGGCGTCAAGGCCGACCAGCCCGGCCTCGGCCTGCAGTCCGGCAGCACCTACACCGGCTTCGACGTCGAGATCGGCAAGATCATCGCTAAGGGCCTGGGTGTCCCCGAGTCCGGCATCGAGTGGAAGACCACCGTCTCGGCCAACCGCGAGCCGTACATCCAGCAGGGCCAGGTCGACCTCGTCGTGGCGACCTACACGATCAACGACGAGCGCAAGAAGGTCGTCAACTTCGCCGGGCCGTACTTCATCGCGGGCCAGGACCTGCTGGTTCCGACCGACTCGACGCTCACCGGCCCGGAGTCGCTGGCGGGCAAGCGGGTCTGCTCGGTGAGCGGCTCGACCCCGGCCAAGCGGATCCAGGAGGAGCACAAGGACGCCAAGCTCCAGCAGTTCGACACGTACTCCAAGTGCGTGACGGCGCTGGCCGGCGGTCAGGTCGACGCGGTCACCACCGACGACATCATCCTCGCGGGCTACGCGGCCCAGGAACAGTACGCCGGCAAGTTCAAGGTGGTCGGCAAGCCGTTCAGCGAGGAGCCGTACGGCATCGGCCTCAAGAAGGACGACACCGCGGGCTGCAACAAGATCAACGACATCCTGAAGGCGGCCGCCACCGACGGCTCGTACAAGAAGGCCTGGGACGACACCCTGGGCAAGAGCGGCACCCCGGCGCCCGAGCTCGACGCCAGCAAGCTCAGCAACTGCGCCTGA
- a CDS encoding amino acid ABC transporter ATP-binding protein, whose translation MSDEALIVLDKVNKWFGPLHVLDDVSLSVAKGEVVVVIGPSGSGKSTLCRAINRLEPINDGTIIFDGQPLPAEGRPLARLRSEVGMVFQSFNLFAHKTILQNVMLGPVKVRKEKPAVVRERAMALLERVGIANQAEKYPAQLSGGQQQRVAIARALAMQPKAMLFDEPTSALDPEMVGEVLEVMTSLAKEGMTMVVVTHEMGFARHAANRVVFMADGQLVESAPPAEFFANPKSDRAKDFLSKILTH comes from the coding sequence GTGTCCGACGAGGCTCTCATCGTCCTCGACAAGGTGAACAAGTGGTTCGGCCCGCTGCACGTTCTCGACGACGTGAGTCTCTCCGTCGCCAAGGGCGAGGTGGTTGTCGTGATCGGACCGTCGGGTTCCGGCAAGTCCACACTTTGTCGCGCGATCAACCGGCTCGAGCCGATCAACGACGGCACGATCATCTTCGACGGGCAGCCGCTGCCCGCCGAGGGGCGCCCGCTCGCGCGGCTGCGCAGCGAGGTCGGCATGGTCTTCCAGTCCTTCAACCTGTTCGCGCACAAGACGATCCTGCAGAACGTCATGCTCGGCCCCGTCAAGGTCCGCAAGGAGAAACCGGCGGTCGTTCGTGAGCGCGCGATGGCGCTCCTCGAGCGGGTCGGCATCGCCAACCAGGCCGAGAAATACCCGGCCCAGCTCTCCGGCGGTCAGCAGCAGCGCGTGGCGATCGCCCGCGCGCTGGCCATGCAGCCCAAGGCGATGCTCTTCGACGAGCCCACCAGCGCCCTCGACCCCGAGATGGTCGGCGAGGTGCTCGAGGTCATGACCTCGCTGGCCAAGGAGGGCATGACGATGGTCGTCGTCACGCACGAGATGGGCTTCGCCCGGCACGCGGCCAACCGCGTGGTGTTCATGGCCGACGGCCAGCTCGTCGAGTCCGCTCCCCCGGCCGAGTTCTTCGCCAACCCGAAGAGCGACCGCGCCAAGGACTTCCTCTCCAAAATCCTCACGCACTGA
- the miaB gene encoding tRNA (N6-isopentenyl adenosine(37)-C2)-methylthiotransferase MiaB → MTTELQGATRTYDVRTYGCQMNVHDSERISGLMEDAGYVRAADPESADVVVFNTCAVRENADNRLYGNLGHLRPTKLKKPDMQIAVGGCLAQKDRGDIVKKAPWVDVVFGTHNIGSLPALLERARHNSEAEVEILESLEVFPSTLPTKRESTYAGWVSISVGCNNTCTFCIVPSLRGKEKDRRPGEILAEVEALVAEGVLEVTLLGQNVNSYGVEFGDRLAFGKLLRSTGSIEGLERVRFTSPHPKDFTDDVIAAMAETPNVCHSLHMPLQSGSDRVLKAMRRSYRQEKYLGIIDKVRAAMPDAAITTDIIVGFPGETDEDFEQTLEVVRRARFSSAFTFQYSKRPGTPAAVMAEQLPKAVVQERYERLITLLEEITWAENKKLVGEKVEVLVAVGEGRKDERTGRMSGRARDGRLVHFATGGLTPRPGDIVETVVTYAAPHHLNADGEPLTHRRTRAGDAFEAGRTPKLKGVSLGLPSLGVPAPLPAAEGCSL, encoded by the coding sequence ATGACTACTGAGCTGCAGGGCGCCACCCGCACGTACGACGTGCGCACGTACGGCTGCCAGATGAACGTGCACGACAGCGAGCGCATCTCCGGTCTGATGGAGGACGCGGGTTACGTGCGTGCCGCCGATCCCGAGTCGGCCGACGTCGTGGTCTTCAACACCTGCGCCGTACGGGAAAACGCCGACAACCGCCTCTACGGCAACCTCGGGCATCTGCGCCCCACGAAGCTGAAGAAGCCGGACATGCAGATCGCGGTCGGCGGCTGCCTGGCGCAGAAGGACCGTGGCGACATCGTCAAGAAGGCGCCCTGGGTCGACGTCGTCTTCGGCACCCACAACATCGGCTCGCTGCCCGCCCTGCTCGAACGCGCTCGGCACAACTCCGAGGCCGAGGTCGAGATCCTCGAGTCGCTCGAGGTGTTCCCCTCGACGCTGCCGACCAAGCGCGAGTCCACGTACGCGGGGTGGGTCTCGATCTCGGTGGGGTGCAACAACACCTGCACGTTCTGCATCGTGCCGTCGCTGCGCGGCAAGGAGAAGGACCGTCGGCCGGGCGAGATCCTGGCCGAGGTCGAGGCCCTGGTCGCCGAGGGCGTGCTCGAGGTCACCCTGCTCGGGCAGAACGTGAACTCGTACGGCGTCGAGTTCGGCGACCGGCTGGCGTTCGGCAAGCTGCTGCGCTCGACCGGGTCGATCGAGGGCCTGGAACGGGTGCGCTTCACCAGCCCCCACCCGAAGGACTTCACCGACGACGTGATCGCCGCGATGGCCGAGACCCCCAACGTCTGCCACTCGCTGCACATGCCGCTGCAGTCGGGCTCCGACCGTGTGCTCAAGGCCATGCGCCGCAGCTATCGGCAGGAGAAATACCTCGGCATCATCGACAAGGTGCGGGCCGCCATGCCCGACGCCGCGATCACCACCGACATCATCGTGGGCTTCCCCGGCGAGACCGACGAGGACTTCGAGCAGACCCTCGAGGTCGTCCGGCGGGCGCGGTTCTCCAGCGCCTTCACGTTCCAGTATTCGAAGCGCCCCGGCACGCCCGCCGCGGTCATGGCGGAGCAGCTGCCCAAGGCCGTCGTGCAGGAACGTTACGAGCGCCTGATCACCCTGCTCGAAGAGATCACCTGGGCCGAGAACAAGAAGCTCGTCGGCGAAAAGGTCGAGGTGCTCGTCGCGGTCGGCGAGGGGCGCAAGGACGAGCGTACGGGCCGGATGAGCGGCCGGGCCCGGGACGGCCGGCTGGTGCACTTCGCCACCGGCGGTCTCACCCCGCGCCCCGGCGACATCGTCGAGACCGTGGTGACCTACGCGGCCCCGCACCACCTCAACGCCGACGGCGAACCGCTCACCCACCGCCGCACCCGCGCGGGCGACGCCTTCGAGGCCGGCCGCACCCCGAAACTCAAGGGCGTCTCGCTGGGCCTGCCGTCGCTCGGTGTCCCGGCCCCGCTGCCGGCGGCCGAGGGCTGCTCGCTCTGA
- a CDS encoding LysR family transcriptional regulator: protein MLDVTRLRVLVAVAEHGSVTAAAEALHYAQPSVSHHLARLEAETGSRLVQRVGRGIRLTEAGRLLADRAGEILGRLDAAEEELAAHSGLRAGRVRLAAFPSALGTFVPAAAAAFDADHPGIDLRFREAEPPEAIDLLRRGEVDVAVIFTHDDGPDVAGLRTEELFADRTYLVRPAGWPGDRLADHRDRRWIGGCERCRDELLRACAAEGFTPDIRFTTDDYVAAQQLVARDLGVTTLPELALTAHRNELVRVAPLPGRSRRVLVAVAGEAPDPPATSALLERIRASSPRPPAAGPGHRATAGPARRP from the coding sequence ATGCTCGACGTCACCCGGCTGCGCGTGCTCGTCGCCGTAGCCGAACACGGCTCGGTCACCGCCGCGGCCGAGGCGCTGCACTACGCCCAGCCCTCGGTGAGCCACCACCTGGCGCGGCTCGAGGCCGAGACGGGCAGCCGGCTGGTGCAGCGGGTCGGCCGAGGGATCCGGCTGACCGAGGCGGGGCGCCTGCTGGCCGATCGCGCCGGCGAGATCCTGGGCCGGCTCGACGCCGCCGAGGAGGAGCTGGCGGCGCATTCCGGGCTGCGGGCGGGACGCGTACGGCTGGCGGCTTTTCCGTCGGCCCTCGGCACCTTCGTGCCCGCCGCGGCGGCCGCCTTCGACGCCGATCATCCCGGCATCGACCTGCGGTTCCGTGAGGCCGAGCCGCCCGAGGCGATCGATCTGCTGCGGCGCGGCGAGGTCGACGTCGCCGTGATCTTCACGCACGACGACGGGCCCGACGTGGCCGGCCTGCGCACCGAGGAGTTGTTCGCGGACCGGACCTACCTGGTGCGGCCCGCCGGCTGGCCCGGTGACCGGCTGGCCGACCATCGTGACCGGCGCTGGATCGGCGGTTGTGAGCGCTGCCGCGACGAGTTGCTGCGGGCGTGCGCCGCCGAGGGGTTCACGCCCGACATCCGCTTCACCACCGACGACTACGTGGCGGCCCAGCAGCTGGTCGCGCGCGATCTGGGAGTCACGACGCTGCCCGAGCTCGCGCTGACGGCACACCGCAACGAGCTCGTACGGGTGGCGCCGCTGCCCGGACGTTCCCGGCGGGTGCTCGTCGCGGTCGCCGGCGAAGCGCCCGACCCGCCCGCGACGAGCGCGCTGCTGGAGCGGATCAGAGCGAGCAGCCCTCGGCCGCCGGCAGCGGGGCCGGGACACCGAGCGACGGCAGGCCCAGCGAGACGCCCTTGA
- a CDS encoding threonine ammonia-lyase, protein MVFSYADVRAAVPTVSRHLPPTPMWSYPVLNAAVGATVHVKHENTQPVGAFKARGALNLLASSPGRGTVTYSTGNHAQSMAWASHLFDTPCTVVMPAGANPGKVAAVRAWGATVVLTGDVLADAEAHAVELARETGQLLVSPGDTPQLPAGVGTLYVEVLTAHPDLDAIVVPVGSGTGAAAAAVVVEALAPRCEVIAVQSSASPAAHDSWRSGSPCTRPNRTRVEGLATGRGYDLPQQILRKHLTDFVLVSDARITEAQRLLATSAHTLAEGAGAAALAALLEFPDRFAGREVAVICTGGNASPAELAELAVP, encoded by the coding sequence ATGGTTTTCTCGTACGCCGATGTGCGCGCCGCCGTTCCGACGGTTTCCCGTCACCTGCCGCCCACCCCGATGTGGTCGTACCCCGTCCTGAACGCCGCCGTAGGGGCGACCGTGCACGTCAAGCACGAGAACACACAACCGGTCGGCGCCTTCAAGGCCCGCGGCGCCCTCAATCTGCTCGCGTCGTCGCCCGGCCGTGGCACGGTCACCTACTCGACCGGCAACCACGCCCAGTCGATGGCGTGGGCCAGTCACCTCTTCGACACCCCGTGCACGGTCGTCATGCCCGCCGGCGCCAATCCGGGCAAGGTGGCCGCCGTCCGGGCCTGGGGCGCGACCGTGGTCCTGACCGGCGACGTGCTGGCCGACGCGGAGGCCCACGCCGTCGAGCTGGCCCGCGAGACCGGTCAGCTGCTGGTGAGCCCGGGCGACACGCCGCAACTGCCGGCCGGCGTGGGCACCCTGTACGTCGAGGTCCTGACCGCCCACCCGGACCTGGACGCGATCGTCGTGCCGGTCGGCAGCGGCACCGGCGCGGCGGCCGCTGCTGTGGTCGTCGAAGCTCTCGCGCCCCGATGCGAGGTGATCGCCGTACAGTCGTCGGCCTCACCCGCCGCCCACGACTCCTGGCGTTCCGGTTCGCCGTGCACCCGCCCCAACCGCACCCGCGTCGAGGGCCTGGCCACCGGTCGCGGCTACGACCTGCCCCAGCAGATCCTCCGCAAGCACCTGACCGACTTCGTGCTGGTGTCCGACGCCCGCATCACCGAGGCCCAGCGCCTGCTTGCGACCTCGGCCCACACGCTCGCCGAGGGAGCGGGCGCCGCCGCCCTGGCCGCCCTGCTGGAGTTCCCGGACCGCTTCGCCGGCCGCGAGGTGGCCGTCATCTGCACGGGCGGCAACGCCTCCCCTGCCGAGCTGGCCGAACTGGCCGTTCCCTGA
- a CDS encoding DUF349 domain-containing protein gives MNDWTAFGRVDADGTVYVKTAEGDRVVGSWQAGTPEEGLAHFARRFADLVTEVELVEARLKSGAADASHSLTSVKRLRQQLDEAHVVGDIDGLANRLDRLAALAEEKAGEARAARETARIEAVARKTALVEEAEKIAAESTGWKSAGDRLKEILDEWKTIRGVDKKTDGELWKRFATARDGFTRRRGAHFATLDGQRKQAQTAKEELVAEAESLSDSTEWSATANRLKELMAEWKAAPRAAKEAEQRLWERFRAAQDAFFTRRSEVFSARDAEYKGNLDKKLAILAEIEALDVDADPRGAQNKLRDAQAAWHDAGRVPRESAASLDRRWRAAEERIRVAMDSAWRKTTPQDNPLLQQMREQVAEAEQRLERAKAAGDAKRVKEAEQALNSKKQFLALAEQAS, from the coding sequence ATGAACGACTGGACGGCCTTCGGGCGCGTGGATGCCGACGGCACCGTGTACGTGAAGACCGCTGAGGGCGACCGGGTGGTCGGCTCCTGGCAGGCGGGCACCCCCGAGGAAGGGCTGGCCCACTTCGCGCGGCGCTTCGCCGACCTCGTGACCGAGGTCGAGCTCGTCGAGGCACGCCTCAAGTCCGGCGCGGCCGACGCGTCGCATTCGCTGACCAGTGTCAAGCGCCTGCGCCAGCAGCTTGACGAGGCGCACGTGGTGGGCGACATCGACGGGCTCGCCAACCGGCTCGACCGCCTGGCCGCGCTGGCCGAGGAGAAGGCCGGCGAGGCACGTGCGGCCCGCGAGACGGCCCGGATCGAGGCTGTCGCCCGCAAGACGGCCCTGGTGGAAGAGGCGGAGAAGATCGCCGCCGAGTCCACCGGCTGGAAGTCGGCCGGCGACCGGCTCAAAGAGATCCTCGACGAGTGGAAGACGATCCGCGGCGTCGACAAGAAGACCGACGGCGAGCTGTGGAAGCGGTTCGCGACGGCGCGTGACGGCTTCACCCGCCGCCGCGGCGCCCACTTCGCCACCCTCGACGGCCAGCGCAAGCAGGCCCAGACGGCCAAGGAAGAACTGGTCGCCGAGGCCGAGAGCCTGTCCGACTCGACCGAGTGGTCGGCCACGGCCAACCGGCTCAAGGAGCTGATGGCCGAGTGGAAGGCCGCGCCGCGCGCCGCCAAGGAGGCCGAGCAGCGCCTCTGGGAACGTTTCCGGGCCGCTCAGGACGCGTTCTTCACCCGCCGCAGTGAAGTCTTCTCGGCCCGCGACGCCGAGTACAAGGGCAACCTCGACAAGAAACTGGCGATCCTGGCCGAGATCGAGGCGCTCGACGTGGACGCCGACCCGCGCGGCGCTCAGAACAAGCTGCGTGACGCCCAGGCCGCGTGGCACGACGCCGGCCGGGTGCCGCGTGAGTCGGCCGCCTCGCTCGACCGTCGCTGGCGGGCCGCCGAGGAACGCATCCGCGTGGCGATGGACTCGGCCTGGCGCAAGACCACCCCGCAGGACAACCCGCTGCTCCAGCAGATGCGCGAGCAGGTGGCCGAGGCCGAGCAGCGTCTCGAACGGGCGAAGGCGGCCGGCGACGCCAAGCGCGTCAAGGAAGCCGAGCAGGCGCTCAACTCGAAGAAGCAGTTCCTGGCTCTCGCCGAGCAGGCCTCCTGA
- the miaA gene encoding tRNA (adenosine(37)-N6)-dimethylallyltransferase MiaA: MSYRCSVPFAGAPRVITVVGPTAAGKSALSLALAHELGGEVVNADSMQLYRGMDIGTAKLSPSEREGVPHHLLDIWDVTFPAAVAEYQGLARAAIDDIHARGRVPLLVGGSGLYVRAVLEEFDFPGTDPQIRARLEEELAHAGPSSLHDRLRSRDPVAAEKILPSNGRRIVRALEVIELTGLPFTAALPSPTPHYPSVQIGVDREVAELDERIALRVDLMWAAGLLDEVRSLIPYGLRDGRTASRALGYQQALAEIDGRATEEEAKADTVRGTRRFVRRQRSWFRRDPSITWLDGAAPTLLADALALTE; the protein is encoded by the coding sequence TTGTCCTACCGTTGCTCCGTGCCGTTCGCAGGAGCTCCGCGCGTGATCACTGTCGTCGGGCCGACGGCGGCGGGCAAGTCCGCTCTCAGCCTCGCCCTCGCCCACGAGCTGGGCGGGGAGGTGGTCAACGCCGACTCCATGCAGCTGTACCGCGGCATGGACATCGGCACCGCGAAACTCAGCCCGTCCGAGCGTGAGGGCGTCCCGCACCACCTGCTCGACATCTGGGACGTCACGTTTCCCGCGGCCGTCGCCGAATATCAGGGCCTGGCCCGTGCGGCGATCGACGACATCCACGCCCGGGGGCGGGTTCCGCTGCTGGTGGGCGGGTCCGGTCTCTATGTGCGGGCCGTTCTCGAGGAGTTCGACTTCCCCGGCACCGACCCGCAGATCCGGGCGCGGCTGGAGGAGGAGCTGGCCCACGCCGGGCCTTCCTCCCTGCACGATCGTCTACGTTCCCGTGATCCGGTGGCGGCGGAGAAAATTCTTCCCTCGAACGGGCGACGGATCGTGCGGGCGCTCGAGGTGATCGAACTGACCGGGCTGCCGTTCACCGCGGCCCTGCCGTCGCCCACGCCGCATTACCCGTCGGTTCAGATCGGGGTCGATCGCGAGGTGGCGGAACTGGACGAGCGGATCGCGCTGCGGGTCGACCTGATGTGGGCGGCCGGGCTGCTCGACGAGGTGCGCTCGCTCATCCCGTACGGGCTCAGGGACGGCCGTACGGCGTCGCGCGCGCTCGGTTATCAGCAGGCGCTCGCCGAGATCGACGGCCGAGCCACGGAGGAAGAGGCCAAGGCCGACACCGTACGGGGGACTCGCCGTTTCGTGCGGCGGCAGCGCTCGTGGTTCCGGCGGGACCCGTCGATCACCTGGCTCGACGGCGCCGCTCCGACGCTGTTGGCGGATGCGCTCGCGCTTACGGAATGA
- the dapF gene encoding diaminopimelate epimerase, translated as MHFTKGHGTGNDFVIIEDADGELDLTAAQVADLCHRRFGIGADGVLRVVRAAKDQAGAGMAGEAEWFMDYRNSDGSIAEMCGNGVRVFTRYLLAAGLAASGDSGIPVATRAGVVLAVAEGDQIRVHMRSPRVYAAGTATTGPLTFPGVAVDCGNPHLVCGLHDGLALSSLDLHMPPGFDKGLFPHGVNIEFVVPAAPLPETDLHVEMRVYERGSGETLSCGSGALAVGAVALRDAGLAMGTVAVDLPGGRLTVTHDEEDRWWLTGPAVLVASGELI; from the coding sequence GTGCATTTCACCAAGGGCCACGGCACCGGCAACGACTTTGTGATCATCGAGGACGCCGACGGCGAGCTCGACCTGACCGCGGCGCAGGTCGCTGACCTGTGTCATCGGCGGTTCGGCATCGGGGCCGACGGTGTGCTGCGGGTGGTGCGCGCCGCCAAGGACCAGGCCGGGGCGGGCATGGCCGGCGAGGCCGAGTGGTTCATGGACTATCGCAACAGCGACGGCTCGATCGCCGAGATGTGCGGCAACGGGGTGCGGGTCTTCACGCGCTACCTGCTGGCGGCCGGCCTTGCCGCTTCGGGCGATTCCGGCATTCCGGTCGCGACGCGTGCCGGCGTCGTGCTGGCGGTGGCCGAGGGCGACCAGATCCGGGTGCACATGAGAAGCCCCCGGGTGTACGCGGCCGGCACCGCGACCACCGGTCCGCTGACGTTCCCGGGCGTGGCCGTCGACTGCGGCAACCCGCACCTGGTCTGCGGCCTGCACGACGGCCTGGCGCTGTCCTCGCTCGACCTGCACATGCCCCCCGGCTTCGACAAGGGGCTGTTCCCGCACGGGGTCAACATCGAGTTCGTCGTCCCCGCCGCGCCGCTGCCCGAGACGGATCTGCATGTCGAGATGCGCGTGTACGAGCGTGGCTCGGGCGAGACGCTGTCGTGCGGCTCGGGCGCGCTGGCCGTCGGCGCGGTCGCCCTGCGGGACGCCGGGCTCGCCATGGGCACGGTCGCGGTCGACCTGCCCGGCGGCCGGTTGACGGTGACCCACGACGAGGAAGACCGCTGGTGGCTGACGGGTCCGGCGGTGCTGGTCGCCTCGGGTGAGCTGATCTGA